In a genomic window of Labeo rohita strain BAU-BD-2019 chromosome 20, IGBB_LRoh.1.0, whole genome shotgun sequence:
- the slc10a4 gene encoding sodium/bile acid cotransporter 4, giving the protein METSSRVPSTAALTQLLNFTEDRVSFSESPSMAGLRATEEPLSLVLSRFRTDVAPAGLLAGPFSPSEEPTHLIVAFWDSPLSHGINVFVGFVLCFTMLGLGCTVELSQLSQHIRKPIGVLLAVVCQFVLMPLIAFLLALAFSLNDVAAMAVLLCGCCPGGNLSNIMTLLANGEMNLSIIMTISSTILALVLMPLCLWMYSRAWINTPVVNLLPFGPIILTLCSTLIPIGFGVWLRYRYTRAAEIIIKVSLWSLLVTLLMLFIMTGTMLGPELLATIPASVYLVAVLMPMAGYAAGYGLATLFDLPHNSRRTVSLETGCQNVQLCTAILKLAFPPQLMGGMYMFPLLYALFQAAEAGVFVLVYRMYRKEVLHKQDLMKDDDDDTNISYKRMKEEDVAFDSTYGAVTVSDPNVIVLESQDGAGSPTPV; this is encoded by the exons ATGGAGACCTCCAGCAGAGTGCCGAGCACCGCCGCGCTCACGCAACTTCTGAACTTCACAGAGGATCGCGTCAGCTTCTCGGAAAGTCCTTCCATGGCAGGTTTGCGCGCCACAGAAGAGCCGCTTTCACTTGTGCTCAGCAGATTCAGGACTGATGTGGCTCCAGCGGGGCTTCTGGCAGGTCCGTTCTCGCCCTCTGAAGAGCCCACTCACCTCATTGTGGCTTTCTGGGATTCACCATTGAGTCACGGGATTAACGTGTTTGTTGGCTTTGTCCTGTGCTTCACCATGCTGGGGCTTGGGTGCACGGTGGAGCTCAGTCAGCTCAGTCAGCACATCCGAAAGCCCATAGGAGTCCTACTGGCGGTGGTGTGCCAGTTTGTCCTCATGCCCCTAATCGCCTTCCTCCTGGCTCTGGCCTTCTCCCTCAACGATGTGGCCGCTATGGCTGTGCTGCTGTGCGGCTGTTGCCCTGGAGGAAACCTCTCCAACATCATGACACTGCTCGCCAACGGAGAGATGAATCTCAG CATCATCATGACAATCTCCTCCACTATTCTGGCGCTCGTGCTCATGCCGCTGTGTCTGTGGATGTACAGTCGCGCGTGGATCAACACACCCGTTGTGAACCTTCTGCCCTTCGGCCCGATCATCCTCACCCTCTGCAGCACCCTCATTCCCATCGGATTCGGGGTCTGGCTTAGATATCGCTATACTCGCGCGGCTGAAATCATCATCAAG GTGTCTCTGTGGTCTCTCCTGGTCACTCTGCTGATGCTCTTCATCATGACTGGAACTATGCTAGGCCCAGAGTTGCTGGCCACCATCCCTGCCTCCGTCTACCTGGTGGCCGTACTCATGCCCATGGCCGGCTACGCGGCAGGATACGGCCTGGCGACGCTCTTCGATCTCCCCCACAACAGTCGGAGGACTGTGTCTTTAGAGACCGGCTGTCAGAACGTGCAGCTCTGCACGGCCATCCTGAAGCTGGCGTTCCCTCCGCAGCTGATGGGAGGCATGTACATGTTTCCTCTGCTGTACGCGCTCTTCCAGGCAGCAGAGGCCGGTGTCTTCGTTCTGGTTTACCGCATGTACAGGAAAGAGGTATTACATAAACAGGACCTCATGAAGGATGACGACGATGATACAAACATATCCTACAAGAGAATGAAGGAAGAAGATGTGGCGTTTGATTCTACGTACGGTGCGGTAACAGTGAGCGACCCCAATGTCATCGTGTTGGAGTCTCAGGATGGTGCTGGAAGCCCTACGCCTGTATAA
- the zar1 gene encoding zygote arrest protein 1 — protein MATYGNETVDNYLYSSYNPYSYKYPKFKGWRQKAYIANYGEGETYFDNYHRAQLKSILSQINPNLTPRLRKANTKDVGIQVNPKTDASIQCSLGPRTLLARKRDALRQRRQEVQTPGSPISGGVRFPRTQAVYSPVESRRLVSLFREEEEEKGTEPETPETVDSGEKVKSAEKDESKEGEDSVKEPLSPEKNENKQTETNEENRNEPVTAGQDEAKSKARVRFQFLEQKYGYYHCKDCNLRWESAYVWCVQGTNKVYFKQFCRTCQKSFNPYRVEDITCQTCKKTRCTCPVTSRHVDPKRPHRQDLCGRCKGKRLSCDSTFSFKYII, from the exons ATGGCTACATATGGTAACGAGACAGTCGACAACTACCTTTACTCTTCCTACAACCCTTATTCCTACAAATACCCCAAGTTCAAGGGCTGGAGACAGAAAGCTTACATCGCCAACTACGGTGAGGGCGAGACCTACTTCGATAATTACCACAGGGCACAGCTGAAGTCCATCTTGTCTCAGATCAACCCGAACCTCACCCCGCGCCTGAGGAAAGCCAACACTAAAGACGTAGGGATCCAGGTCAACCCGAAAACCGACGCGTCCATCCAGTGCTCTCTGGGCCCGCGGACCCTTCTGGCCCGGAAGCGCGATGCCCTCCGCCAGCGGCGACAGGAGGTCCAGACCCCAGGGAGTCCCATAAGCGGCGGCGTGCGTTTTCCGCGCACTCAAGCCGTTTACTCTCCGGTCGAGTCCAGGAGACTAGTGTCCCTCTTCagagaagaggaagaggagaagGGCACGGAGCCCGAGACCCCTGAGACGGTGGACAGCGGAGAGAAGGTGAAGAGTGCTGAGAAAGACGAGAGCAAAGAGGGCGAGGACAGCGTGAAGGAACCGCTTAGTCCCGAGAAAAACGAAAACAAACAGACGGAAACAAATGAGGAGAACAGAAACGAACCAGTGACAGCCGGACAAGACGAAGCCAAGTCTAAGGCTCGCGTGAGGTTCCAG tttttGGAGCAGAAGTATGGCTACTACCATTGCAAAGACTGCAACCTACGCTGGGAAAGTGCTTATGTGTGGTGTGTGCAAGGTACAAACAAG GTGTATTTCAAGCAGTTTTGCAGAAcatgtcagaaatcattcaaccCATACCGGGTTGAGGACATAACATGTCAG ACTTGTAAGAAGACTCGCTGTACATGTCCTGTTACATCACGTCATGTGGACCCCAAAAGACCTCACCGACAGGATCTGTGTGGCCGCTGCAAAGGCAAGCGTCTCTCCTGTGACAGCACATTCAGCTTCAAATACATCATCTAG